From the Trypanosoma brucei brucei TREU927 chromosome 6, complete sequence genome, the window GCGCCTATCCGCCAGTTCGAGCTGCCCGTGTGTCCGTGGGCGTTGGCTACAGGAGGGAGGGGTGAATGCCCCCCGAAAAGGTTTtaccacaaccacaacattCTCTTTTGTTGATGAACAGAACCACTGCATCAGGCGCAAGCTGGGCCTTTCAAATTAAagttaattttttaaaaaaagcctACCCGCATccacaaacgaaaacaaaaacaaaaaacacagtCACTTACCTGCTGACACCCCTTCGCACGCGCCTAATAGAGATAATTGAAAGGCGTGTATGCGTATGAATGAAAAACaccagaaaacaaaaaacaggaaaatgTGTGCCTCTTGACGGCTGCTATGGAAACATGAGGAGGGGCGGGAAAGAATCACGGGGGAAGAAGCGGGTTCAGCAgttaaaatattttctttcttcgcaCCGTTAGACACggccgtttcttttttatttttttttttgaaaacaaaaggggctGCCGCAAAAGTGGTGTTGAGCGCTTTTAAGGAGCAACTCAATAAACTGGCACATGAAATGACAAAAGAGGCATTAAAACTCTCGAACCTTTGACAGTGATGATACTTAATAAGCggatgtttaaaaaaaaaaaagagcccTCCATTGCAGATAAAAACGACAAATCAACAAATATACATGAACCGATTTACGCACAATGGAATGACTCCGTTTTACTCCTCATCTTTAAAACCGACTACCATAGAATAACTGTAGAAATTAGGGGGAGAgtatccatatatatatatatacttgtaTGGCACCCAAAATACCTAAAAAGCTGAGGTGTGTTTTCGCGCTGACCAGGGTgaccattaaaaaaaaaaaccttcagAAGCGTTTCAGCATCTGTACTGGAAATCAGGCACTGCGTGCGTATGTGGCCTGGTGGAAGACATAGCCTCCACCAAAGTGATTAGCACCGCGGTGCACGACGGTGAAACCTTCCAATCTATCCATAACGCCGCACGCAGTTGTGCCCTGTGCGTCCCGGTCCTGCAGCAGCACGAGCAGAACTCTCTCCGGGTAAAATTTTTTGAGAAGTCCATTCACAATTTTTGTGATATCACTCGCGGCAGACACGGCATTCGTTTCGAAGGAGGCAAAGGGATGCGTGGACCCATATGTTGACACTCGCAACGTTTCGTACTCCCCCGCGCAGTGGGATACAAGAAGTTGCTGTTCTTTGGTGTTTCCGTCCAAGTCATACTCATCATCTGCTTGTACGTTGTACATGTAAACATTGATCTGCACATCATTTTCCCTTCGACAACTGGACGGGTCGCGATCGATGCCATCGTACACAAAGTAAAAACAGTGATCACGGTCAACAGGACCAGCTAGGTACGGGTGGCCCGTTGGGAACGCGGACTTCAACTCGGCGTATTCATGAGCCATAATATCACTCGTTTCCGATGTCATGTCCCAAGGCGAGCCGTAGTTGACCCGCATGAAAGACGCCCAATCCACAATAATGTTGTGGGAGCGCATGAGCTCAAGCATCGGGTGTACCGCTTCGTGTAGCATCACTGAAACGGAAGAGCGCACAACAATCTGCTTTGCCGTAAACACCAAGAGGGACCTGTCGAACTTAAGCGTATGAATTCCCAGCTCAGCGGAGTTCTGACGAAGTGACTCACCGGCACGCTCCATCACGGATGCCAGCTGTTTTACCGTAACGGTTCCTATATCAACAGGCTGTGCGAAATTGAGTTCAAACCGCTTCTCCAGGCCGCTGTCCGTGGAGGTTTTAGATTGGGTGCAACCTCCCCAACATGACACAAGGTCATGCACCGAACTTGGGCACTCGGTTTGCTGGTTAATCCGCGTGACCGACATCCTTACCGTTTCCCTCTGGTGTAAAACCAGTTTGCCTCCCCTCAACTCGCCGTGCAGCAGAAGTAACGCACTTACACgtacaaattaaaaaaattaaaagcaagggtcaaagaagaaagataAGTATTCTGC encodes:
- a CDS encoding S-adenosylmethionine decarboxylase proenzyme-like, putative, which translates into the protein MSVTRINQQTECPSSVHDLVSCWGGCTQSKTSTDSGLEKRFELNFAQPVDIGTVTVKQLASVMERAGESLRQNSAELGIHTLKFDRSLLVFTAKQIVVRSSVSVMLHEAVHPMLELMRSHNIIVDWASFMRVNYGSPWDMTSETSDIMAHEYAELKSAFPTGHPYLAGPVDRDHCFYFVYDGIDRDPSSCRRENDVQINVYMYNVQADDEYDLDGNTKEQQLLVSHCAGEYETLRVSTYGSTHPFASFETNAVSAASDITKIVNGLLKKFYPERVLLVLLQDRDAQGTTACGVMDRLEGFTVVHRGANHFGGGYVFHQATYARSA